In Paenibacillus sp. FSL M7-0420, a single genomic region encodes these proteins:
- a CDS encoding AraC family transcriptional regulator translates to MDWLNRFNKAIDYIESNLDNEIDYSYIAKIACCSEFHFSRMFSSLANVTLAEYVRRRRLTKAAFEVQKHSAKITDISMKYGYSSPDAFTRAFRQLHGVTPASVRESNVQLKAYPRMSFQITIKGVSEMEYRIENIDCSLRFAVKRETVKTDDAFNTVPQLWATAQTNGFLQKLIDMSWENPKCQLEGLLGIFGKDAAIKEDTFDLLMGCRYDGNIPNDMEELTLPPSVYVVFPNDNVNAWQRLYTEWLPTSGYELANLPCIENYLTPGAKIEQELWVPIITR, encoded by the coding sequence ATGGATTGGTTAAACAGATTTAACAAAGCAATTGATTATATAGAAAGTAACCTTGATAACGAAATTGACTATTCTTATATTGCAAAAATTGCTTGCTGCTCCGAGTTCCATTTTTCACGAATGTTCTCATCTTTAGCCAATGTTACTCTCGCTGAATATGTTCGGCGTAGAAGGCTTACTAAGGCGGCTTTTGAAGTACAGAAACATAGTGCAAAGATTACTGATATTTCTATGAAATACGGATATAGTTCCCCTGATGCATTTACGAGAGCCTTTCGCCAACTGCATGGCGTTACACCTGCTTCCGTTCGTGAAAGCAATGTTCAGTTGAAAGCATATCCTCGCATGTCCTTTCAGATTACCATAAAAGGAGTCTCTGAGATGGAGTATCGAATTGAAAATATTGATTGTAGCCTCCGTTTTGCAGTTAAAAGGGAAACGGTAAAAACTGATGATGCTTTTAATACTGTTCCACAATTGTGGGCCACAGCACAAACAAATGGGTTTCTTCAAAAGCTGATAGACATGTCTTGGGAAAATCCAAAATGCCAACTTGAAGGGTTGCTTGGTATCTTTGGTAAAGATGCAGCAATTAAAGAGGATACCTTTGATTTACTTATGGGGTGTAGATATGACGGAAATATACCGAACGATATGGAAGAACTAACTCTTCCTCCCTCTGTATATGTAGTTTTCCCTAACGATAACGTCAATGCTTGGCAGCGCTTATATACTGAATGGCTTCCTACATCTGGATACGAGCTTGCAAATCTTCCTTGTATAGAGAATTATTTAACTCCAGGAGCTAAAATAGAGCAGGAATTATGGGTTCCCATCATTACCAGGTAG
- a CDS encoding nitroreductase family protein, producing the protein MLESIQNNDFVNILTGRRSIRQYDESIKISEEEMHAMIQEASLAPSSANMQPWRIIVVHSPEGKDKLRPLVQFNTRQNDTSAAMLIILGDTQSDLYVEKIYDTAVEQGKMPKDIRDKQVTQILGMYPQIPRELKIEIAKIDASLFAMQMMLVARAHGYDTNPMAGFERDQIVSVFDLDDHRYVPVMILSIGKAKDEGHESVRLGSEEITFWR; encoded by the coding sequence ATGCTGGAATCTATTCAAAATAATGATTTTGTCAACATTCTGACCGGCCGCCGTTCCATACGACAGTACGATGAGAGCATCAAAATTTCGGAGGAAGAAATGCACGCTATGATTCAAGAAGCAAGCTTGGCTCCCTCTTCCGCGAATATGCAACCCTGGCGCATAATCGTGGTTCATTCCCCTGAAGGGAAAGACAAGCTTCGGCCTCTAGTCCAGTTCAATACACGGCAAAATGATACCTCTGCGGCGATGCTCATCATTCTGGGAGATACGCAGAGCGATTTATATGTAGAGAAAATCTATGATACGGCTGTGGAGCAAGGAAAGATGCCCAAAGACATACGCGACAAGCAGGTCACGCAAATTCTGGGCATGTATCCGCAAATCCCTAGAGAATTAAAGATCGAAATTGCCAAAATCGATGCAAGTTTATTCGCGATGCAAATGATGCTGGTCGCCCGTGCCCATGGGTATGACACTAATCCGATGGCAGGCTTTGAACGCGATCAGATCGTTAGCGTCTTTGATCTGGACGATCACAGATATGTTCCGGTCATGATCCTATCCATCGGCAAGGCCAAAGATGAGGGTCATGAATCCGTCCGCCTGGGTAGCGAGGAAATTACCTTTTGGCGCTAA
- a CDS encoding RidA family protein, with translation MTTIRTYNHTLWDHGISQGYLADNTLYISGQFSHDAEGNFVGAGDIQAQMTQTLKNLDTVLQEFGATKDNLAYVELYLTNAQEHGETAIGLFKKYVGEHRPAGSMIGVTYLAFPEQWVEVRAVAHVG, from the coding sequence ATGACAACCATTCGAACGTACAACCATACCCTCTGGGATCACGGGATTTCGCAGGGGTACCTTGCCGACAACACCCTGTATATCTCGGGACAGTTCTCCCATGATGCGGAGGGCAACTTCGTTGGAGCAGGCGATATTCAGGCACAGATGACACAGACGCTGAAGAATTTGGATACCGTGTTACAAGAGTTCGGAGCGACCAAGGATAATCTGGCTTACGTGGAGCTGTATCTGACGAATGCGCAGGAGCACGGGGAAACCGCGATCGGACTGTTCAAAAAGTATGTCGGAGAGCACCGACCGGCGGGGAGCATGATCGGGGTGACTTACCTGGCATTCCCGGAACAGTGGGTAGAGGTGCGGGCTGTGGCGCATGTAGGTTAA
- a CDS encoding ArsR/SmtB family transcription factor: MADVDHDLVQAVKVYKALGEPTRLKIALMLIKQENQCVTAISEQLGHVAGSTLSHHLKQLTESGLIQAQKNGSFIHYSVDQEVAKKFAPYLLA; the protein is encoded by the coding sequence ATGGCTGATGTCGATCATGATCTGGTGCAAGCTGTCAAAGTATACAAGGCTCTAGGTGAGCCTACACGGCTAAAAATAGCCTTAATGCTAATTAAGCAAGAGAATCAATGCGTTACCGCGATCAGTGAACAGCTTGGACATGTAGCCGGTTCAACGTTATCCCATCATCTCAAGCAACTGACGGAATCGGGTTTAATCCAGGCGCAAAAGAACGGTTCATTTATTCACTACAGCGTTGATCAAGAAGTGGCAAAGAAGTTTGCGCCATATTTACTGGCGTAA
- a CDS encoding winged helix-turn-helix transcriptional regulator → MGISDLKGKETVIQDTPFGYTMSVIGGKWKMAILYLLSAKPSIRFNEMQRQLGAVTYKVLSAQLKELEADGLVKRVEYPQIPPKVEYSLTPKGQTLLPVLEQLCEWGAQNR, encoded by the coding sequence ATGGGCATTTCTGATCTGAAGGGCAAGGAGACGGTGATCCAAGACACGCCTTTCGGTTATACGATGTCGGTGATCGGCGGGAAATGGAAGATGGCGATTCTGTATCTGCTGTCCGCCAAACCGTCGATTCGATTCAATGAGATGCAGAGACAGCTCGGAGCGGTGACATACAAGGTTCTCAGCGCGCAGCTTAAGGAATTGGAGGCTGACGGGCTGGTGAAGCGCGTGGAGTATCCGCAGATTCCGCCCAAAGTGGAGTATTCGCTGACACCGAAAGGGCAGACTCTGCTGCCTGTGTTGGAGCAGCTATGCGAGTGGGGAGCACAGAATCGGTGA
- a CDS encoding MerR family DNA-binding transcriptional regulator: MKANEVSRLTNLPISTLRFYERKQLIPEQFISRDENNYRVYDEGVVTYLQDCRMLLTLGLTIQDLVLLINESSYIKKEALVKEKIKEIQELEAKLNASQKFLGDLLEGRAHFQTGCESQ; this comes from the coding sequence ATGAAAGCAAATGAAGTCTCCAGGCTGACGAATTTACCCATATCCACCTTGCGATTCTATGAACGCAAACAGTTGATCCCTGAGCAGTTCATATCAAGGGATGAGAATAATTACCGCGTATACGATGAAGGAGTGGTCACCTATTTGCAGGATTGTAGAATGCTGCTCACTTTGGGTTTAACCATCCAGGACTTAGTTTTACTTATCAATGAGAGCTCGTATATTAAGAAGGAAGCATTGGTAAAAGAGAAAATCAAAGAAATCCAGGAGTTAGAAGCCAAGTTGAATGCATCCCAAAAGTTTTTAGGTGATTTGCTAGAGGGCAGAGCGCATTTTCAGACCGGATGTGAATCTCAATAA
- a CDS encoding APH(3') family aminoglycoside O-phosphotransferase has product MSFGEKDAVPFEFLELVGDDEASLIWVNTAKTYYIQGKSGVNKYLKIQEAGHAESLERQAHRLLWLYNKLPVPEVIDFGMIGNYEYLLTLELPGVQASDKQYSSNTEEIISLLAQGLRRIHEVSIEDCPFDHSFEQLMSTIQYKLSGGIKYDSTELHRRFGEESVEKLLLEVNNHSRGLKEDLVFTHGDYSLPNIIIADDSISGFIDLGNCGIADRYYDLAVAEKSIIRNFGEQWVKLFFTSYGVSEIDYAKIRFYQVVEHLVWA; this is encoded by the coding sequence ATGAGTTTTGGAGAAAAAGATGCAGTACCCTTTGAATTCCTTGAGTTGGTTGGAGATGACGAGGCTTCATTGATTTGGGTGAATACAGCGAAGACCTATTATATTCAGGGTAAAAGTGGAGTAAATAAATATTTGAAAATCCAGGAAGCAGGACATGCTGAATCCTTAGAAAGACAAGCCCATAGGTTATTGTGGTTATACAATAAGTTACCTGTTCCGGAGGTTATTGATTTCGGTATGATCGGGAATTATGAGTATTTATTAACACTTGAATTGCCAGGCGTTCAAGCTTCCGATAAGCAGTATTCTTCAAATACAGAAGAGATAATCTCTTTATTGGCACAAGGTCTTCGGAGAATTCATGAAGTTTCAATTGAAGATTGTCCTTTTGATCATTCATTTGAACAGCTGATGAGCACTATTCAGTACAAGTTGAGTGGAGGGATTAAGTATGATTCGACGGAGCTGCACAGAAGATTTGGTGAGGAGAGTGTTGAAAAGTTGCTGCTTGAAGTCAACAATCATTCTCGGGGACTCAAAGAAGATTTAGTATTCACACATGGTGACTACAGCCTGCCAAACATCATCATTGCTGATGATTCTATAAGTGGATTTATTGATCTGGGGAACTGCGGGATTGCGGACCGTTATTATGATTTGGCAGTAGCGGAGAAGAGCATTATCAGAAACTTCGGCGAGCAATGGGTCAAGTTATTCTTTACATCCTATGGAGTTTCAGAGATTGATTATGCAAAAATAAGATTCTACCAAGTTGTAGAGCATCTGGTTTGGGCCTGA
- a CDS encoding MFS transporter, translated as MIKSWKVYILAIISFLVGTSEFVIAGILDLVSKDVGVTIAAAGQLISVYSISYAVGTPILIAATSKLSRRTLMLAALALFFTGNLITVVSTGYPMLVGARVILALSTGVFTVVALTVSAQIAGPGKQGTAIATIMMGFNLSLILGVPLGRVIASTYDWKIIFYGIGALSFIAMLVILMALPKSQGEAKVPLKEQLALLKRPQLLLTLSISFFWMVGYTIVYTFITPFLLDITGMSNGMVSIALFSFGIASLLGAQAGGFGADKLGIPRTLNGSLIIHAGILILMTLFAHTSIAVFPLLLLWSFFAWSTGPIQQVYMISLAPSAAGILLSLNTSFIQLGIAAGAAIGGLVVESLSLQSIGVAGAMGVAIALLPAILSFSMRSQSSDGLPTE; from the coding sequence ATGATTAAATCTTGGAAAGTTTATATTTTAGCGATTATCAGTTTTTTAGTGGGAACCTCGGAATTTGTAATCGCCGGGATATTGGATCTGGTGTCTAAAGATGTAGGCGTAACTATTGCTGCGGCCGGCCAACTCATTTCGGTTTACTCCATATCTTACGCAGTGGGTACTCCGATTCTCATTGCGGCTACCTCCAAACTAAGCCGGAGAACACTTATGCTGGCTGCTTTGGCGCTGTTTTTTACAGGGAATCTAATTACGGTGGTCTCGACGGGCTATCCGATGCTTGTTGGTGCGAGAGTGATCTTAGCGCTTAGTACAGGTGTCTTTACCGTGGTTGCCCTAACGGTTTCTGCTCAAATTGCCGGGCCTGGAAAACAAGGCACTGCCATAGCAACCATCATGATGGGTTTTAATCTATCGCTTATTTTAGGTGTTCCTCTGGGAAGAGTCATCGCCAGCACCTACGACTGGAAAATCATTTTTTATGGAATCGGCGCTCTTAGTTTTATCGCCATGCTGGTCATTTTAATGGCATTGCCCAAGTCGCAGGGAGAAGCAAAGGTACCTCTCAAAGAACAACTCGCCCTGTTGAAAAGACCGCAGCTATTACTAACCTTGTCGATTAGCTTCTTTTGGATGGTCGGTTATACGATCGTTTACACGTTTATTACACCATTTCTGTTGGACATTACGGGCATGAGCAATGGGATGGTGAGCATCGCGCTATTTTCATTCGGCATAGCAAGCTTGCTGGGCGCCCAGGCTGGAGGATTTGGTGCAGATAAATTAGGTATTCCGCGTACGCTGAATGGAAGCTTGATTATCCACGCGGGTATTCTGATCCTTATGACCCTCTTTGCCCATACGTCTATCGCTGTCTTTCCCCTGCTGCTGTTATGGTCGTTTTTCGCTTGGTCTACGGGTCCCATTCAACAAGTCTATATGATTAGCCTGGCACCAAGCGCAGCGGGCATTCTTCTGAGCTTGAATACCTCCTTCATCCAGTTGGGGATTGCTGCCGGAGCTGCCATTGGCGGTCTTGTGGTGGAGAGTCTTTCCTTACAGTCCATCGGCGTGGCTGGCGCAATGGGTGTTGCCATCGCACTCCTCCCGGCTATATTATCGTTCTCGATGCGAAGTCAGTCTTCGGACGGCCTACCGACGGAATAA
- a CDS encoding NUDIX hydrolase, whose translation MAFPTHIVSAGGIVEDGKGNILLVKAHDDGWVYPGGITEIGENLIDGVIREIKEESGIDDGWPRRTFWISLPCPPSAYGMKLI comes from the coding sequence ATGGCTTTTCCAACGCATATTGTGTCGGCAGGCGGAATTGTAGAAGATGGGAAGGGAAATATCCTATTAGTAAAAGCCCATGATGATGGCTGGGTGTATCCTGGCGGGATAACTGAAATTGGAGAGAACCTTATCGATGGCGTGATACGTGAAATCAAAGAGGAAAGCGGAATAGACGATGGGTGGCCAAGGAGAACGTTCTGGATTTCATTACCCTGCCCCCCATCCGCTTACGGTATGAAGCTTATTTGA